The Salminus brasiliensis chromosome 3, fSalBra1.hap2, whole genome shotgun sequence genome contains a region encoding:
- the nfe2l3 gene encoding nuclear factor erythroid 2-related factor 3 encodes MQYMKKYFTEGLIQFTILLSLVGVRVDVDSYLNGYFSPLVIETDGGPSSAFIQTPFHHYRDTAEGYQVHPKCPEFDYHLASRRLLDEVRALGSPARFPTRLNAWLVHLVPGGSEQRGDGEPQQTDGGPAGSGAELEGENLGNEADSDDYKNTEASLSQAEEEAVKDEEEEEEISLDPLNQLTRSSALEQEGLLSSSVLPPPLSGLEFNPRWQDFLSDFDDFDSLVPQHMSDLDADLANPVSYNASLQDAMVTGGGDYRPDPSRSGSQATPHQRPSLFRLESTNSSHSGTPPGAAGALPLPLFSLSGNSSHNETSHTRVGGYLDEAVFEQINLLGLEGLGSMDPQLLNRVEISGDSPWLEDLDSDSGLSLESSSRSPASSSTSSSSDSFCEDEGGATGYSSEVESLSNKGGACASAYYDWSPVDLREHIWHDHTYSLQLPEDHTPHSWASPLKGIKQEMLSEDEYEPEELSRDGRRLQALGLPYSAPQIVNMPVEDFLELLEGRGLSMSEVTLLRDVRRRGKNKLAAQNCRKRKLDAILGLQEEVEALAAQRDALLRERSRTSKALSAATEGFEALSRDVLSQLRDEYGQPLSPQHYTIHCGANGRVVVRPRVHATRTTTTGGKTVKRKKDKKP; translated from the exons AGAAGTACTTCACAGAGGGCCTGATTCAGTTCACCATCCTGCTCAGTTTGGTCGGAGTCCGTGTGGATGTTGATTCCTACTTGAACGGCTACTTCTCGCCCTTAGTAATAGAGACAGACGGCGGGCCGAGCTCCGCGTTCATACAGACCCCCTTTCACCACTACCGGGACACGGCTGAGGGCTACCAGGTGCACCCTAAATGCCCAGAATTTGACTACCACCTGGCGAGCCGGAGGCTGCTGGACGAAGTCCGGGCTCTGGGCTCTCCGGCCCGCTTCCCCACCCGCCTCAACGCGTGGCTGGTGCACCTGGTTCCCGGGGGCTCGGAGCAGCGCGGCGACGGCGAGCCACAGCAGACAGACGGGGGTCCAGCTGGAAGTGGAGCGGAACTTGAGGGCGAGAACCTCGGGAATGAAGCCGACAGTGATGATTATAAAAACACC GAGGCAAGTTTAAGCCAAGCAGAGGAGGAAGCTGTGAaagatgaggaggaagaggaggagatcAGCCTTGATCCACTGAACCAGCTCACTCGCAGCTCAGCACTGGAGCAAGAG GGTTTGTTGAGTAGCAGCGTTCTGCCTCCTCCTCTGTCTGGGCTCGAGTTCAATCCTCGCTGGCAGGACTTCCTGTCAGATTTTGAT GATTTCGACTCCTTGGTCCCTCAGCACATGTCCGATCTGGATGCAGATCTCGCAAATCCCGTCAGCTACAATGCCAGCCTTCAAGATGCCATGGTGACCGGTGGTGGAGATTACAGGCCAGATCCTTCTAGAAGTGGATCACAAGCCACGCCTCACCAACGGCCATCGCTCTTCCGCCTCGAATCGACTAACTCCTCCCACTCAGGCACTCCACCAGGAGCAGCTGGTGCTCTGCCGCTGCCTCTGTTCTCCTTATCAGGGAACAGCTCTCACAATGAGACCTCCCACACCAGGGTAGGGGGTTATCTGGACGAGGCTGTGTTCGAACAGATAAACCTGCTGGGTCTGGAAGGCCTGGGTAGCATGGACCCTCAGCTGCTGAACAGGGTGGAAATCAGTGGGGATTCTCCCTGGCTGGAGGACCTGGACTCAGACTCTGGTCTGTCCCTGGAGAGCAGTTCCAGAAGCCCAGCCTCGTCGTCCACCTCGTCGTCGTCAGATTCGTTTTGCGAAGATGAGGGCGGAGCCACGGGTTACAGCAGCGAAGTGGAGTCCCTCTCGAACAAGGGCGGAGCCTGTGCGTCGGCATACTACGATTGGTCGCCGGTGGACCTTAGAGAGCACATCTGGCACGACCACACCTACTCGCTCCAGTTGCCTGAAGACCACACTCCTCACAGCTGGGCCTCACCTCTCAAAGGTATAAAGCAGGAGATGCTCAGCGAGGACGAATATGAACCAGAGGAACTGAGCCGGGATGGACGGCGCCTGCAGGCTTTGGGTCTTCCTTACTCCGCTCCACAGATTGTGAACATGCCGGTAGAGGACTTTCTGGAGCTTCTGGAGGGACGAGGACTGTCCATGTCGGAGGTCACGCTGCTGCGGGACGTGCGCAGACGGGGCAAGAACAAGTTAGCTGCTCAGAACTGCCGGAAACGAAAGCTGGACGCAATCTTGGGCCTGCAGGAAGAGGTCGAGGCCCTCGCAGCTCAGCGAGACGCTCTCCTGCGCGAGAGGTCCCGGACATCCAAGGCGCTGTCCGCTGCCACCGAGGGCTTTGAAGCCCTCTCACGGGACGTTCTGAGTCAGCTGCGGGACGAGTACGGACAGCCCCTGAGCCCACAGCACTACACCATTCACTGTGGTGCAAACGGACGAGTAGTGGTCCGACCTCGGGTCCACGCGACAAGAACGACCACTACAGGGGGCAAGACTGTAAAGAGGAAGAAGGACAAAAAACCCTAA
- the cbx3a gene encoding chromobox protein homolog 3a, protein MGKKQVTKSKKEVEEPEEFVVEKVIDQRVVNGKVEFFLKWKGFPDTDNTWEPEENLDCPELISAFLTSQKGVVEKPDSNKRKSSTDEPDTDENSAKRKKELSEKPRGFARNLEPERIIGATDSSGELMFLMKWKDSDEADLVPAREANTRCPQVVIAFYEERLTWHSCPEDEQQ, encoded by the exons ATGGGTAAGAAACAAGTGACAAAATCCAAAAAGGAGGTGGAGGAGCCGGAGGAGTTTGTGGTGGAGAAGGTGATAGACCAGCGGGTGGTGAATGGCAAAGTTGAGTTTTTCCTGAAGTGGAAAGGCTTCCCAGA TACTGATAACACATGGGAGCCTGAAGAGAATCTTGATTGTCCAGAGTTAATCTCTGCATTCTTGACATCTCAGAAGGGTGTAGTTGAGAAACCAGATTCCAACAAAAGAAAATCTTCTACAGATGAACCAGACACGGATGAGAACAGTGCCAAGAGGAAGAAGGAACTA AGTGAAAAGCCAAGAGGGTTTGCCAGGAATCTGGAACCCGAGCGGATCATCGGCGCAACAGATAGCAGTGGGGAGCTCATGTTCCTGATGAAATG GAAGGATTCGGATGAGGCGGACCTGGTGCCGGCGCGAGAGGCGAACACCCGCTGCCCACAGGTAGTTATTGCCTTCTATGAGGAGAGACTGACCTGGCACTCCTGCCCCGAGGACGAGCAGCAGTAG